In Candidatus Bathyarchaeota archaeon, the genomic stretch TTTACAACGAGGATTCCGTTGATGGATAATGTTCTCTTAATGGCTCCGGTTATCTTTGCCTTGGCTATTGGGGTAGCTGTAATTATTTACTGGATTGGTGGAAATATCTCAGTTAAGGGAAAGCAGGAGCCGGGCAAGGAAACAATGTATGCATGCGGAGAAGAGTTTCCAGCTCGGAAATTACAGGTTAACGTTCAACGCTTTTTCATCTACGCCGTTTATTTTCTCATCTTTGATGTCCTCGCATTTATCTTGGCAACATCACTTTTAGATACAGGTATTTTTCCAGCCATGTACGCTGTCATTGTCCTTCTCGCAATCCTCATCCTACTTCCCCTGAGGAGATGGGACTAATGGGATTAGTCAAATGGGCAAGGGTCAAATCACCTTGGATATTACACTTCTCCTCAGGCGGTGCATGTAATGGATGCGACATTGAAGTTGCCGCTGCATTGACCCCAAGATATGATGTTGAGCGATTCGGAATTCTAGCAAAGGGAACCCCCAGGCACGCAGATGTGTTGACCCTCACCGGTAGCTTAACACGCCAAGTAAAAGACCGCCTCTTGCGAATCTATAAGCAGATGCCTGAGCCGAAGTTCGTGGTTGCTATCGGGGCGTGTGCATGTAGCGGAGGGGTTTTTCAGAAATGCTACAATGTATATGAGGGCGTTGATAAAGTATTACCCGTCGATGCCTATATTCCCGGATGTCCACCGAAACCTGAGGCGATAATTGACGGCATTGTAAAACTGTTAAAAAAGATCGAAGAATCTTGAGGATGAAGTCATGGCCAATACAACACAGAAGTCACTAGGAGAAACAGTGGAAATAGAAAAGAATTTGAGGGAAACGTTAGGTTCAAAAATCCTTGATCTCAGGGTTCCTAGAGAAAGACGAATCTTTGTTTCAGTTGAAAGAGCGGTATTCAAGGAAGTGGTTGAATATTTAACTAAAAACCTGGAGTTTAAACATCTCACAACAATCACTGGACGTGATGCTGGAGGACAAACTGAAGTAATCTACCATCTTAACAGACGGGGAGTTGAACTCTCACTTAAGGTTCAGGTTCCATCTGAGGAGGCAATCCTTCCCACTATAACTGATCTGATTCCCGGCGCCGTTTTGTATGAACGTGAAGTACACGATTTACTCGGGGTAAAATTCGAAGGACATCCTGACCTTTCCCCCCTGCTGCTGCCGGATGGTTGGCCTGCTGGAGTTCACCCATTAAAAAAAGAGTGGACGGTTGAAAAAATTCGCGAGAAATTAGCTAGCGTGGAGAAGAAGTAAAATGTCTGAAGCAGCTTTCCAAATTCCAATTGGACCACAGCACCCAGCATTGAAAGAAGCCCCTGAAAACTTCACCTTCACCGTCGATGGAGAATATGTTGTTGACGTAAAAGCCCGCATCGGATATAACCATCGCGGCATTGAAAAGGCAGCTGAAAGTCGGAGCTACATTCAAAACCTCTATTTGGTAGAACGAGTCTGTGGAATCTGCTCGATAGCCCATGTATCCACATACGCTCAGGCTGTCGAAGAAGCGCTAAACCTAGAGATTCCGCCTAGAGCCAAATACATTCGGACAATAATTTACGAGTTAAACCGTATTGCCAGCCATTATCTTTGGCTTGGAATCGCTGGCCACGAAATTGGATTCGACACGCTTTTCATGTATATTTGGCGAGACAGGGAAATCGCCTTAAACATCCTCGAGCAGCTCACGGGAAACAGAGTTACCTATGCAGCGTTCACTATCGGCGGCGTTCGAAGGGATATCTCCCCTCAAATGGTCAAAAACGCCAAAGATGGATTGACCATTCTCGAGGAGCGAATGAAATATTATAAAAAACTATGCCTCAGCGAGCCAACTGTGCTGAAACGCGCAGTTGGAGTGGGAGTCCTAAAGCCTCAAGATGCTATTGCCCTATGCGCTGTAGGTCCAACACTCCGCGCCAGCGGAATTAAAAGCGATGTGCGAGCGGATGACCCGTATTTAGCATACGAGGAAGTCCCATTCTATGTGGTAACATATGATGGATGCGACGTTGCAAGCCGAGTACTCGTACGATGCGACGAAACGCTTGTAAGTATTGGTATAATCAAACACGCCCTTGACCACCTCCCAGAGGG encodes the following:
- the ndhC gene encoding NADH-quinone oxidoreductase subunit A, yielding MDNVLLMAPVIFALAIGVAVIIYWIGGNISVKGKQEPGKETMYACGEEFPARKLQVNVQRFFIYAVYFLIFDVLAFILATSLLDTGIFPAMYAVIVLLAILILLPLRRWD
- a CDS encoding NADH-quinone oxidoreductase subunit B family protein, encoding MGLVKWARVKSPWILHFSSGGACNGCDIEVAAALTPRYDVERFGILAKGTPRHADVLTLTGSLTRQVKDRLLRIYKQMPEPKFVVAIGACACSGGVFQKCYNVYEGVDKVLPVDAYIPGCPPKPEAIIDGIVKLLKKIEES
- a CDS encoding NADH-quinone oxidoreductase subunit C, translating into MANTTQKSLGETVEIEKNLRETLGSKILDLRVPRERRIFVSVERAVFKEVVEYLTKNLEFKHLTTITGRDAGGQTEVIYHLNRRGVELSLKVQVPSEEAILPTITDLIPGAVLYEREVHDLLGVKFEGHPDLSPLLLPDGWPAGVHPLKKEWTVEKIREKLASVEKK
- a CDS encoding nickel-dependent hydrogenase large subunit, whose translation is MSEAAFQIPIGPQHPALKEAPENFTFTVDGEYVVDVKARIGYNHRGIEKAAESRSYIQNLYLVERVCGICSIAHVSTYAQAVEEALNLEIPPRAKYIRTIIYELNRIASHYLWLGIAGHEIGFDTLFMYIWRDREIALNILEQLTGNRVTYAAFTIGGVRRDISPQMVKNAKDGLTILEERMKYYKKLCLSEPTVLKRAVGVGVLKPQDAIALCAVGPTLRASGIKSDVRADDPYLAYEEVPFYVVTYDGCDVASRVLVRCDETLVSIGIIKHALDHLPEG